One Gossypium arboreum isolate Shixiya-1 chromosome 13, ASM2569848v2, whole genome shotgun sequence genomic window, TAAAGAGAAAATATCGAATTAGTCGCCTCCGTATCTTCGTACATTCGTCgatgtaagttcgtgtaattaaattgtatatttatatgttttaaattgaattatttgtttgtgaattgtataattgccatgaatgaatattgaTTGTATATTCAAAAATTAccgagcccgtttgaaccttaagaatccgtaagatacaaatgacatgtcattaaggttacCGATACCCATATTGCATGAGCTTACTGTTATTCAGCTCGGAGGAGCTTATAGTTTACAGCTCATAAGAGCATACTGATTCagagctcgtatgagcatacatgtacaggagTTGACGGATTATAGTTTAGTACACTTCGTGTGTACTATCAgtgtatccaatgatattctaaatggttcaacgagcacaATTCTGTTACGAGattatatgagttcgatatgaACTATTATCGGTATTTATATGAAATACATGAAATATGATTACTTGTTGAATTCATCCATGTGTATTGGATTTTATATGTGATTTTCATGTCTAATATGTTGGTAATCATGTGTTTAAAATTTTGGCCAAATTGGTTGAGATATGCTATGTTTACGTACCTAAGTTATggatatatggtaagttaaattctgtgttatacgaacttactaagcttaaatgcttactctgtatttttttttgtgttttatagtgactAGTAAGCTCATTCGGGTTGGAAGTTTGTCAGAGCTATATCATACTATTCATCGGCTATTTTGGTACTTGCAGTTGTTTAACTTtgggttataatggcatgtatagactatttTGGCTAATATTGGCCTATGTGTGATGTTGTGGCTACAGCTATATGCTTTGGCttgtgttttggtatattttgccATGTGTAGATATAAATGGCCTTATCATATTTGGTGTATGGCTTGATTAGTGATAGAATATTGAAAGGTAAATGTTAGCTGAATATGCATATTGTTCATGTGTTTGTGATGTGATGAATTGGAACGAAAAGATGCAAATTAGTTTGGTAAATTGATGGTTTATttggtttatgtatatatataataaatgtttgaatattgtcatttgaggtgcctaagggcatattggttgtatgtgaaatATTACATGTTTAAGACTTGATTTTGGCTTTTTTTGAATGCCTTGTTATGACTTGTAGATGTGTTAAATGTTGAGTTCAGGTTGgtgccaaattgggtgagaaatgtggtttGGAAATGGCATATTTtcgtccatacgggcagagacacaagtgtgtgtctcagccgttaatggccgtgtgtcccctgtatctttttAAGAATGCAAGTCAatatgctcacacggcctagcacatgggagtgtggcttggccgtgtgacccaagtcagtgagttacatgggcacagacacgagctgggacacgaccatgggttcttatttcaaatgtccacatggcctaagacacgggcgtatcTCTTGGCCATATGACCCCTGcagctttgaaaaattttaacgttttccGAAAAATTCTTTAAGtatccgatttagtcccgacttgtttctaacgtgtattttgggccttgagggctcgtataaaggacaatatgtttgatttcaattggtttctgacatgaatattatatgatatgaaatattgAAATGTCTGTTTATTTGAtccgtaaactccggtaatgctccgtaaccctgttctaacgatggatacgggttagggtgttacactgGCTCATTATCATCATTGTCATCTTTGTCGGCTCAATCTCTGTCATTGTCGTCATTATCATCATTGTTTTCATCTCCAACTCTGTCATCATCATCCGCCTCATTTTGTCGGGCATCACCGTACTAATATTTGGAAAAGCCCATGTTTAACGGCAACACGAGCAAGTTCCTCAGTACTAATATTTGTAGCTTGAATGCTACTGACCAAGATAATCTCACCCGTAGTATTCAACTGGGATTCTATCGAGACCTTCAAACATCTCCCTAACCCAAAGAATCCTAATTAATACCACTTGTTGGTTGCATAACCAATTTGAACTCGTTATCGCCCTACCACAACGAACAGAAAGACTTACATAACCAATTTGAACCTGTTACCGCATAAATCACTAGCAACAGAAACTCTTATTTTTACTTGAAACTGTCACCacatatgaaattaaagaatccAAACTACACTCCCGAAAAGGATCATTAAATTTGCTGGTGTCCGAGCTATTTATGCAGTGCTTGTAATTATGTACTTCATGAAAGTTGTCTTGAGTTTCCACGAGAGATGAAACTCCACTACACCCATTTCACTCGCTTCCCAAAAACAGTAGCAAAACTTGTCCACTTATGAATCGGAGGAAGATGATCAAAGTAGCAGTGATCAGGATTTAAATAACGATTAATGAAATACAAGCTAAAAATTTATGGTTAATCAAATTAAACaagttctattttttattttattagttaatttggaattttatgatgctaaaataaatatttttatttaaaatagtgagaataatttaaaatttttatgtaaaaatatttgttttaaaaaattcattattcttttaaaatatttaagaaaagattttaaaaaattGTCAAACAGCcaaagattttaaaaaaattatgaaaaagttgaattagTCAACATCCCAATCCCTTGTTCTCAAATCTTATTACATTTAtgtatttttctttatattttatagAAAAGGACAAAataacctcaaaataatatttgttgctttataaaaataataaattttggtAATATTACAACTAAATTGGGACATGATTGATGAGTGACACAAACCAATCAAAGTATTAAATAATACTAGATTTATGGCACACCCCATTCTATGAGTGAAAAAttatgtaacaaatatatttattaaaaattctcCTGAAAATCAATTGGGGTATTggttataatagtaaaattactTATTTATCATGCATggtgtttaaagttcaaattataTTATGAtcaattttgtattaatttatcatataaaaaacaaaaaaaacacactcatgaaaatattttagtaatttcataattaaattgaTGCATGATTTACTCGTAACACTAACTCAATAAAACACTTAAAATAAGTACTCAAAATAAAAGAAAtctgttattttatttttgaaaattgaaaCTTAAAATAGAATATGGGTTCATGATGCTTCCAAATGTTGTAAAGTAGTTAACAAGACAAGCAAACTCAAATATCCTCCTTCCTTTTATTTGAGAATCAAAGCTTAAATTATACTAAAGTAATTATCTTTtctttataagaaataaagatcTCCTTTGAAACTTTTTCCTTATATATACCAAACCCAAAATACAAATTATTTCTTTCATTCCAAACACTCATGCTTTATGAATCTCACACttaattctaattctaatttATGGGTTTTTAAATCAATATttcaaattgataaattttgattaaaaaattattagtTTAATAATTGAACTAAGATTTTTAAATCAAgaactaaatataaaattttgttaagttacAAAGAGTGATAGTATatatttatcaatttaaaataattcaaaatatttgAAGGCAATAAAATTAGGAAATGATCCACTTACATATGTGAAAAATTAAAGTAGTTTTATATAATTAAGTAACATTTtacatgattaatattttaacaattcaattgTTATATTTCATGTTCCATTCAGATAGATCATGCATGTCAAGTTTtatgtaaattaaaattttctaacaatttTTTAGGTAAAAAATTTTCAACCGTTCAACAAGTATTAATATATACACTTTTTAAGATTGATATGATAGAAATATCGAAtcgattcaaaaattttcatacatgaCAAGTATAATTATATCGGTAAATTCAACAATtagatcattaaaatattaatagtaGAAAAGGTTTCAAAATGAATAAAACCATTTTAATTTTATACTTGTGTTTGTGGATCCCGCCCATAAAATTATATGTGTACCTCTTAAGCACCAATATTAATCAATTATTGCATAATCAATTTTTGTTTTTAGGctaaaatatgctctaaattcctataatttttataaaatttagaaattagtcctattttatttctaataatttagcacgtttatttttaaatataaaatacaaGTTTAATTGTTAACATCATTAGAAATCTTACATTAAATTTAAGTACAGTATAATgtcattatttttattacatgcctaataagtaatttttatttcaaaatgtcaagccaatgatttaataaaagaattttaatgATGTTAATAATTAGATCTGAATTattaaatctaaaaattaaaGAGACCAAAATCCTTAAAGAAGTAATGAATTAAATTCCAAGTAGTAAAAGTACACACTTTAGGCATATTTTTAAGTTGtttttattgttaaatttatgttcaACATTAAAGGATCTATTTTGTTCAATATAgacaaatattaaatataatagttGTTGTTTGAGTCTTAGTTCGATTGGTATGAGTATTGTTATTAATACAGTAGGACGTGAATTTAAGTGCGTTGAAACaaattattctcctatttattggTTGAGGAGAGACTATAAAAAGTTCTAAACATTAAATCAATAATAATTAGATGTCGCTATTTACTTTTGATAAAATGTTTTTCTTCAAAACTAATTACAAAATATTTGCAATGTGATTAGGTTACTTAAACGTATTCATAATAATAGATGCATATATTCTTTTCCTCATTTAAGTGTTGTATACATATTCGGACCTCCTCAATCTATCTCTCTTTCTCTAATCTGTATTTGTCCATCTTTCCTTTTGTATCTGAGAGTATGAACCTTGCACCTTCCCTCCATCAACATCACTTGCTTTATGGGTATTATGAAGAACGAGAGGCACTTTGTGATCAATGCAATAAGCATATTTATGATCGGGCCTTTACTTGTGAAATCTGCAAGTTTTGGCTACATGCTGAGTGTGCTCTGCAACAATTGCCTTTTAAAATTTCACATCCTTCTCATTCTCAACACCCTCTTCGACTGATCTACAAAGATAATCATCCCTGTTGTAATGGATGTTCTGGTCTTAGTCGAAACTGGTTATACCGGTGTCAACCTTGTGATTTCAACCTTGATCTCAGTTGTGCTTCTTCAACTACTATTCCAACTCAGATAGATAAAAAGATTAACCATTTCTGCCATCACCATACATTGACGCAATTCAACTATCGTAAAGTGAGCAAATATCACCCTAGTTGTTTTTGGTGTGTGAAGCTTTTGTCAGGAGTCTGCTATGGTTGTTTACAATGTGACCCATTAAAGCTCTGCATTCATGAAAGCTGTTTGATTAATATGCCCACTGTGATCACAGAACATCCTTTCCATTCATCCCACCCGCTATACATAATCGCTTCTTCCGAATCTGTTAGATGCTTTGCTTGTACTTATTATCACAAGATGATATATTCTTGTAAAAAGTGCAGATTCCACCTTTGTGTTCATTGTACTAATCTCAAACCTAGTCTAAAACATGAGTTGCATCAGCATCATCTTACTCTTTTTCCAATATTAAAATCTCATCGCATCAACGAACCATGTAAGAAGTGCGACAATATCTGGATTTATCTTAACCCActtgatgaaattaagtttttCTATCGATGTTTAGAATGTGATTCCAGTTTTCATTTTCGTTGTTTAATACACGAGTCTAGTGCTAAACACGAATATCATCGACATGAACTTATTCTTACTGATTTCTTTGTCGAAGACTTTTCTGACcaatattattgtgatatttgtGAACAAGAAAGAGTACCACAACATCCTGTTTATTGTTGTAAAAAATGTAGATTTGTTGCTTATATTGGATGCGAACTCACCAAGGTAAGTAGTAGATAAAACCTTAACTCTCTTTTTAATTTGTGTGAATAAATTTTGATGTAATATTTCCCATATCCCAGATTAAAGATGATCATGGTTCAACTTCTAGCTTGGTGGGTGGCAAAGGTACTTCAATAGGGAAACTAATGGAGCAAGCTGAGAGAAATGCAGAATCCAAGGTTGGTTTCATTCTATTAATTCATTAATAGaggtaaaataaatgaaatttattaatAGAGGTTGCTATCAAGCTTCAATTGTTTCCCAGTTCTTAGGGTTTTGGATTACAATAAATGATTAGATTGACTATGATTTATATTATGCCACTTGGTGGGAAAATTTATTCATAACTTGTTTTTACTCTTTCAATGCAGATTGAATATTTTGATCATGAACATCCCCTATGCTTTAAGAAGGTTGTTGAACAAAATGAAAGTGCTATTTGCAAAGCTTGTTTTCTGGAAATCTCAGATGAAGCCTATGCTTGCAAAAGTTGTGAATACTACATACACAAAACATGCACCAATTTGCCCTGGGAGGTGCTACATCCTCTTCACCCCCAGCATTCTCTCAAGCTCTTGTCTGAATTTACAGAAAAGATTTTCTCATGCGACGGATGTAGAGACATTACTGAAGGGTTTGCTTACGCATGCTCTATGTGCGATTTCATGCTTGATGTGAAATGCGCTATTTTACGGGTGCCTAAAATTGAGACTCAAAGGCTAAAAGAGATGGAGGAGAGACGACCCAAGTCATGCCTTTTTAACAAAGCTCATCAATTATCCTTCTTCAATATCAAAGCAATCTTCGACGAATATTATTGCAGTTTTTGCAAAAGATATGTGAAGGGTCCGGCCTATAGTTGCAGCGATTGTGAGTACTTACTTCATGAAAGTTGTCTTGGGTTTCCACGAGAGATGAAACTCCAGTTTCATCCACTACACCCATTTCAGTCGCTTCTGGACAACAGTGTCAAAATTTGTCATGTCTGCAAAAGAGAGATCTGGTATTATATCTGCTATAGTTGTGTGCAATGTGATCTCCACCTTCATGCTTTTTGTGCTAAATCCTTGAAGCGGGTTCTGAAATCCACCTCTCACATtcataatctttattattttgaACCAAATATTGAGGCCGAGCGCCTTCAATACGAGATGCAAAACTGTGGAAAATGCAGAAAATTGTTACGCTCAAATCCTCTCTGTTTCTGTATGGAATGTGATACCAAGTTGCATGTTGAATGTGCTTTGCCACCTTCACTCAAATCCAAATATCACCTCCATCCTTGCACTCTTAACCCTGGTTTTATGGAAGATGATTCAGGACAAAATTACTGTGACATCTGTGAAGAAGAAAGAGATCCAGAAGATCATGTCTATTACTGCACAGAATGTCAAGGACACTTCGTTGCTCACAtaaattgcatgcttaattcggTAAGTCTACCCTCGtcactttttaatttaaaatttgcccctaaattattattattatttatataacatCTAAATTATTCATAATCTCTTAAATTTAAAATAAGAAGATAAACAAGTTAAACTCAGGTTCTCTTAAACTGACAACAATATCATTATCaaattgttattatttattaaataaacatgtaaatatacacaaaatttcacacaatcataatttcaaattttattgaaaaatagtaTTCTACCCGCttcgaattattttaatttagtagcattctttcttttttttttggttactGTTGACATAAAATTTTCTAGTAATCACTATGACGAATCACAGATAGTTAAATACTTTATTAAAAATATCTattgaattgttttatttaaaacattttacTCCATAATCTGATTTGTTTTAATTCTTTAAATATACTCTAATTAATGAAAAAAAGGGTCATTAGAAAAGGATAATAATAGAAATCTGGGAAAGAATGAATATATTGAAGACCATTACTTTGAAATTTGCAATTTATGTTCTGTGGAAATAATAAGTTTAATGAAATCTAACACCAAATGCTTTACCAGGAAGAAGAAATTGCAGCTAGTAGAAGGATCCTCAAATATGGGATTGGACTTTCCAAGCACCTCAGGCTGGGCTGAGAGAGAGAAAGTGATCAAAGCAGCAGTGATGAATATTCAGAGGAAGATGATCAAAGCAACAGTGATGATTATTCAGAGGAAGAAAATTAGTTCTGTTATTGCGTTGGCAGATGAATAGAATAATGTCATCAAGGAAACTATTATCACTTGAATGAAATTGCGTACTTTATATTGcaatcaactcattttatccTTTATGcagttactattattatttatcaaattgAGTCAGTGCACTAAAAGCAGAGGGAATCCAGCCATTGTTGAAACCTTAATTAATCTTGGTTTGCTTCCACGTTTTGGGTAGAATGCAGAGATTCAAGCACTGATGTGGGGAAGCCATTTCAATCTGACCTATCTATAATAGATTATCTTTTTGGTCTTTCatcatattaaaattaaatcattatacaaataaaatttGCTCACCTCTACTCTAATCTTATTACATTTCACCTATCTATAATAGATTATCTTTTCAATTAAAGGGTTTAATTTAATGTTGTTTTCTATTAGACACTATattgatttatcaaaatattCTATACatctaattaattaaata contains:
- the LOC108462591 gene encoding uncharacterized protein LOC108462591; its protein translation is MNLAPSLHQHHLLYGYYEEREALCDQCNKHIYDRAFTCEICKFWLHAECALQQLPFKISHPSHSQHPLRLIYKDNHPCCNGCSGLSRNWLYRCQPCDFNLDLSCASSTTIPTQIDKKINHFCHHHTLTQFNYRKIKDDHGSTSSLVGGKGTSIGKLMEQAERNAESKIEYFDHEHPLCFKKVVEQNESAICKACFLEISDEAYACKSCEYYIHKTCTNLPWEVLHPLHPQHSLKLLSEFTEKIFSCDGCRDITEGFAYACSMCDFMLDVKCAILRVPKIETQRLKEMEERRPKSCLFNKAHQLSFFNIKAIFDEYYCSFCKRYVKGPAYSCSDCEYLLHESCLGFPREMKLQFHPLHPFQSLLDNSVKICHVCKREIWYYICYSCVQCDLHLHAFCAKSLKRVLKSTSHIHNLYYFEPNIEAERLQYEMQNCGKCRKLLRSNPLCFCMECDTKLHVECALPPSLKSKYHLHPCTLNPGFMEDDSGQNYCDICEEERDPEDHVYYCTECQGHFVAHINCMLNSEEEIAASRRILKYGIGLSKHLRLG